Proteins encoded together in one Chitinophaga sp. LS1 window:
- a CDS encoding BamA/TamA family outer membrane protein: MVKSYKHIISPILAALFAMGFYSCSSTKSVPEGDRLYTGTSVKWVGKKPRDYGTLNASLESSVRPKPNKKFLGMPIRLYLYNLGKKPKGKGLNHLLRNKLGEAPVLLSSVKADYTANVLEQYLVDNGFFQALVTSEIKTSGSKKASGVYTVTPNHRYRIKSVTYQTDSSDLGKAIAAAYKHTSLKINRPYRLDSIKAERVRINNILKDQGYYYFTVDHLLVEVDSTNNGMVDLYLKVKDETPPQAKRPYTMKNITLYPNYSLDQDSLSRKGTPVIYNGIRIIDSTKKFKPSVFDRMVFLKPDSMYRLSNHDITLHRLTDLGTFKFVKGQFRQVRGDSSRLNVSFFLTPYPRRSLSAELRGTSKSNNFAGSEIKITSKDRNWLHYANLLEISLSGGLEWQVGGKGTNSTVVGGNSYNLKAEAAMTIPRFYQPFWNLNVHTPYVPRTRISVSYELYSRSQLYNLNAYNFQFQYIWRKTQFLEHKWAPVSITYVLPTKTTAGYDSILLNDPSQRSAIEKQFILGGNYDITYDNKATNKVHTFYMNGNIDYSGNLAGLIIPRNDTGMKTIFGSPFAQFIRLSADVRHYWKLNRSLTWVNRIFAGYGMPYGNSTTLPFVKQFFIGGSSSLRGFRARTLGPGSYRDTSSKYLANEAGDVKLEYNSEIRAHLTGIFNAAVFLDAGNIWLKKEVPEKLGSQFSTSRFVSQIAVDAGAGLRVDASILVVRLDLAFPLRKPWLPEGERWVMKDIKFGDPDWRKENLILNIAIGYPF; the protein is encoded by the coding sequence ATGGTTAAAAGCTATAAACATATAATTTCCCCGATACTGGCAGCATTGTTCGCCATGGGCTTTTATTCGTGTAGTTCTACTAAGTCAGTACCGGAAGGCGATCGCCTTTATACAGGAACCTCCGTCAAGTGGGTTGGCAAAAAGCCAAGGGATTATGGTACGCTGAATGCCAGCCTGGAAAGCAGTGTAAGGCCGAAGCCGAACAAAAAATTCCTGGGTATGCCCATCCGGCTCTATCTATATAACCTTGGTAAAAAACCAAAAGGAAAAGGTCTCAATCACCTGTTACGCAATAAATTGGGAGAAGCTCCTGTGTTATTAAGTTCTGTAAAGGCAGATTACACTGCTAATGTATTGGAGCAATATCTTGTGGATAATGGTTTCTTTCAGGCGCTGGTCACTTCTGAAATAAAAACTTCCGGTAGTAAAAAAGCATCCGGTGTTTACACCGTAACGCCCAATCATCGTTACCGTATTAAGAGTGTGACTTACCAAACAGACAGCAGTGATCTGGGTAAAGCCATTGCTGCTGCTTATAAACATACCTCTCTCAAGATCAACCGCCCTTACAGGCTGGATAGCATCAAGGCCGAAAGAGTGAGAATCAATAATATACTGAAAGACCAGGGCTACTATTACTTCACTGTCGATCACCTGCTGGTGGAAGTTGATAGTACCAACAATGGTATGGTTGATCTTTATCTGAAAGTAAAAGACGAAACTCCTCCACAGGCAAAGCGACCGTACACGATGAAGAACATCACGCTGTACCCGAATTATTCACTGGACCAGGATTCGCTCTCCCGAAAGGGTACGCCGGTAATATATAACGGTATTCGTATTATAGATTCTACCAAAAAATTCAAGCCGAGTGTATTTGACAGAATGGTATTCCTGAAGCCGGATAGTATGTACAGGTTGAGTAATCATGACATTACCCTACATCGTCTCACTGACCTGGGTACGTTCAAATTTGTGAAAGGGCAGTTCCGGCAGGTGAGGGGAGACAGTTCCAGGCTCAATGTCAGTTTCTTCCTCACCCCTTATCCAAGGCGTAGCTTGTCCGCCGAGTTGAGAGGTACATCCAAATCCAACAACTTCGCCGGTTCCGAAATAAAGATCACATCCAAAGACCGTAACTGGCTTCATTATGCTAATCTGTTGGAAATCTCATTATCCGGTGGTCTGGAATGGCAGGTGGGAGGCAAGGGTACCAATTCAACTGTGGTTGGTGGTAACTCATATAACCTGAAGGCAGAAGCAGCGATGACGATTCCCCGTTTCTATCAGCCATTCTGGAACCTGAATGTACATACACCTTATGTACCCCGCACCCGCATCAGCGTGAGTTATGAACTGTATAGCCGTAGCCAGCTGTATAACCTGAATGCTTACAACTTCCAGTTCCAGTACATCTGGCGCAAGACGCAGTTCCTGGAGCACAAGTGGGCTCCGGTATCTATCACCTATGTACTGCCTACCAAGACGACAGCAGGCTACGACAGTATATTACTGAATGATCCAAGCCAGCGTTCAGCAATTGAGAAACAATTTATTCTTGGCGGTAACTACGATATCACCTACGATAACAAGGCTACGAATAAGGTGCATACCTTCTACATGAATGGGAACATCGATTACTCCGGTAACCTGGCTGGTTTGATCATTCCCAGAAATGATACAGGTATGAAGACCATTTTCGGTAGTCCATTTGCACAATTCATCCGTTTGTCTGCCGATGTGCGTCACTACTGGAAACTGAACAGGTCACTGACCTGGGTGAACAGGATCTTTGCCGGTTACGGTATGCCATATGGCAATTCTACCACCCTGCCTTTTGTGAAGCAATTTTTCATAGGTGGTAGCAGCAGTTTAAGAGGTTTCCGCGCCAGAACACTGGGTCCTGGTAGCTATCGTGATACCAGCAGTAAATACCTGGCAAATGAAGCAGGTGATGTGAAGTTGGAATATAACTCTGAAATACGTGCACATCTCACCGGCATTTTCAATGCCGCTGTATTCCTGGATGCTGGTAATATCTGGCTGAAGAAGGAAGTACCGGAAAAACTGGGTAGTCAGTTCAGCACCAGTAGATTTGTTAGTCAGATTGCAGTAGATGCGGGTGCCGGTTTACGTGTAGATGCATCTATCCTGGTAGTACGCCTGGATCTGGCCTTTCCGCTTCGAAAACCATGGTTGCCGGAAGGGGAGCGATGGGTCATGAAAGATATCAAATTTGGAGATCCGGACTGGCGCAAAGAGAATCTGATCCTGAATATTGCGATCGGTTATCCTTTCTAA
- a CDS encoding septal ring lytic transglycosylase RlpA family protein has translation MPMITKKHTRWMLVLCSAMLILFSSCSRKITESGKASYYADKFEGRKTASGSIFHQNKMTAAHRTLPFGTKVKVVNIANGRSVKVTITDRGPFVEGRVIDLSKKAAKKLGMISTGMAPVEIKYKKKK, from the coding sequence ATGCCTATGATTACAAAGAAACACACAAGATGGATGCTCGTGCTGTGTAGCGCGATGCTTATTTTATTCTCCTCCTGTAGCAGGAAAATTACCGAGAGCGGAAAAGCATCTTATTATGCTGACAAATTTGAGGGAAGGAAAACCGCCAGTGGCAGTATTTTTCATCAGAACAAAATGACCGCCGCACACCGTACCTTACCATTTGGTACAAAAGTAAAAGTGGTGAATATCGCCAACGGCCGCTCTGTAAAGGTAACCATCACAGACAGAGGCCCCTTTGTTGAAGGAAGAGTGATAGACCTATCAAAGAAAGCCGCAAAGAAGCTGGGCATGATTAGTACCGGAATGGCGCCAGTAGAAATAAAATATAAAAAGAAGAAATAA
- a CDS encoding type 1 glutamine amidotransferase domain-containing protein has product MENKLSNKKVAILVADGFEEVEFTKPMEALKDAGAEVDVVSLHDGEVKAWAEKDWGKSYPVTLTVSNANAKDYDALVLPGGVMNPDHLRENQDAVNFVSGFFDDSKPIAAICHGPWTLIETGELKGRRVTSYPSLKTDLVNAGANWVDEEVVVDNGLVTSRNPHDLPAFCRKMVEEIGEGVHA; this is encoded by the coding sequence ATGGAAAACAAGCTGAGTAATAAGAAAGTGGCCATCCTGGTGGCAGATGGTTTTGAAGAAGTAGAATTTACCAAGCCCATGGAGGCATTAAAAGATGCTGGTGCGGAAGTAGACGTTGTATCCCTCCACGATGGAGAAGTAAAAGCGTGGGCTGAAAAAGACTGGGGTAAAAGCTATCCCGTTACGCTGACAGTAAGCAATGCCAATGCGAAAGATTATGATGCCCTGGTATTACCAGGCGGTGTGATGAATCCTGATCATTTACGTGAGAATCAGGATGCCGTAAACTTTGTAAGCGGCTTTTTTGATGATAGCAAGCCAATAGCTGCTATCTGCCATGGTCCGTGGACGTTGATTGAAACAGGTGAGTTAAAAGGAAGAAGGGTTACCTCCTATCCTTCTTTAAAGACGGATTTGGTAAACGCTGGCGCCAACTGGGTGGATGAGGAGGTTGTAGTAGATAATGGACTGGTTACCAGTCGTAACCCACATGATCTGCCTGCTTTTTGCAGGAAAATGGTGGAAGAGATTGGAGAAGGTGTTCACGCCTGA
- the corA gene encoding magnesium/cobalt transporter CorA, with protein MRKSKSIIPIPIPDVLNPFKVRKQRIMNYNPVTGPTSRPPGRCEKVTIFDYTPVHFTESSGEDHRTIFKYIDTPEATWINVDGINKETVHEICTKIGIHLLLEEDIMSVGQRAKMDEIGQHLFALLPMAYYNVETATIEYEQVSIVLGKNYVISFQEEATRDVFDHVREKLRIENSRIRSAGADYLCYNLLDVIVDSYFLILDKLGDRIELMEDLVQHQPNTRTLARINYLRRELLLFKRAISPVRDLINGFMKCESPLLDERTMKYFKDVYDHIIQANDLAENYREALLNVQEQYHTQINLKMNEIMKVLAVVTTLMAPLTLVAGIYGMNFEYMPELHTHNGYFIVLGSMIFMLVGMIIFFRKRGWF; from the coding sequence ATGCGTAAGTCGAAGTCCATCATACCCATTCCGATTCCGGATGTACTGAACCCATTCAAGGTGAGGAAACAACGGATTATGAACTATAACCCAGTGACAGGCCCTACTTCACGCCCGCCGGGAAGATGTGAGAAAGTAACAATTTTTGATTACACTCCGGTTCATTTCACAGAGAGCTCAGGGGAGGATCATCGCACGATTTTCAAATACATTGATACACCAGAAGCAACCTGGATCAATGTAGATGGAATCAACAAGGAAACGGTGCATGAGATCTGTACAAAAATCGGCATTCACCTGCTGCTGGAAGAAGATATTATGAGCGTCGGACAGCGGGCCAAGATGGATGAGATAGGGCAACACCTGTTTGCCTTACTGCCGATGGCGTATTACAATGTAGAGACTGCAACTATAGAATATGAACAGGTGAGCATTGTACTAGGAAAAAATTATGTCATTTCCTTCCAGGAAGAAGCGACCAGAGATGTATTCGATCATGTAAGAGAAAAACTACGGATAGAAAATTCGCGGATCCGCAGCGCAGGGGCAGATTATCTATGTTATAACCTGCTCGATGTGATTGTGGATAGCTACTTCCTTATTCTTGATAAACTAGGTGACCGTATAGAGCTGATGGAAGATCTGGTGCAGCATCAACCTAATACCCGCACACTGGCGCGGATCAATTACCTGCGCAGGGAGCTATTGTTATTTAAAAGAGCGATCTCACCGGTACGGGACCTGATCAATGGGTTTATGAAATGCGAAAGTCCGCTGCTGGATGAGCGGACTATGAAATATTTTAAGGACGTGTATGATCATATCATACAGGCCAACGATCTGGCGGAAAACTACCGTGAAGCACTCCTGAACGTACAGGAACAATATCATACCCAGATCAACCTGAAGATGAATGAGATCATGAAGGTACTGGCGGTGGTGACGACACTGATGGCGCCATTAACTTTGGTAGCAGGTATCTACGGGATGAACTTTGAGTACATGCCGGAGCTGCATACCCACAACGGGTACTTTATCGTATTAGGATCTATGATCTTCATGCTGGTGGGCATGATCATTTTCTTCAGAAAAAGAGGATGGTTCTGA
- a CDS encoding DUF2480 family protein: MEEIVNKVAQSGLLTLDLEDYYPQEETVVFDLKQYLFMEMILKEKDFRAALQELDWEQYRNKNVAIICSADAVVPFWGYMLVMTYLEPIAHYAAFGSKEEIFKTQFMKRLNAIDMTAYEDKRVVVKGCGDKGAGEAAYVEITRLLRPVAKSIMYGEPCSTVPIFKKK; this comes from the coding sequence ATGGAAGAGATAGTAAACAAAGTAGCGCAAAGTGGACTCCTCACATTAGATCTGGAAGACTACTATCCTCAGGAAGAAACTGTTGTTTTCGACCTGAAACAATATCTTTTCATGGAGATGATCCTGAAAGAGAAAGATTTCCGTGCCGCCCTTCAAGAATTAGACTGGGAACAATATCGCAATAAAAATGTCGCCATCATCTGTTCTGCAGATGCTGTAGTTCCATTTTGGGGCTACATGCTCGTCATGACCTACCTGGAACCCATCGCACACTATGCAGCCTTTGGTTCTAAAGAAGAAATCTTCAAAACCCAGTTCATGAAGCGCCTCAATGCAATTGACATGACCGCTTACGAAGACAAACGTGTGGTTGTGAAAGGTTGTGGAGATAAAGGCGCCGGCGAAGCCGCTTATGTGGAAATCACCCGTTTGCTGCGCCCGGTGGCAAAAAGCATCATGTACGGAGAACCTTGTTCCACCGTACCGATCTTCAAAAAGAAATAA
- a CDS encoding SurA N-terminal domain-containing protein, whose product MSVIQKIRDKYAVVIVVVICVAIVSFLLQDAFFGRNSIMRRSTTVGKVNGEELDFSTYQQMIQDAEASARQQSPTGAVTEQIQQYAREQAWNQFVSEQIMTAQYDKLGIQVTENELVDQFNGKEPNPIVLQQFTDKKTGQFDRAALQQALSSVGQDQTGRMRNALKQMENYIVRSRMQEKYVSLIKGGVYYPKWLADAQIKDNSQFANVSYVSVPYASIADSTIAVTDGELNTYINNHKANFKSEEGRRVDYISFNALPSAQDTANALKVLLEAKDEMDTTGVADIENFVKRNSDIAYFDGYVAKSALMVPQKDTIASLPVGSTFGPYYDGSMIVFAKMMDRKTLPDSVKVRHILIATANPQTGAGLSDSLAKIRIDSIAAAVKGGADFKALVAQYSDDPGSKENGGEYDVTPSSSFVPEFKDFALDGKTGESKVVKTQFGYHLIQIMSQKNFGPALKVAYLGKPVEASNETDSKAYAAANEFAAQNHDAKTFEKTVQEKGLNKRIADNLRPMDFVIPGIGAARELVHWAYEAKKGDVSNVFTFDGKYVVAVLTGIRAAGTKTLDEVRPEVEGLVKKQKKAEQLIAKLKSPATLEAAAAAVNQPQLKADNVNFATPFVASMGFEPRVVGAIFNKAWGVGKVTAPIEGNAGVYVVKVDSFVPNTQGMDPLTMATQYEQTVKGTLDQGGQLYEVLKKLNKIEDNRAKFF is encoded by the coding sequence ATGTCAGTTATTCAGAAGATCAGGGATAAATATGCCGTGGTGATCGTAGTGGTGATCTGCGTGGCTATTGTCAGTTTCCTGCTGCAGGATGCCTTTTTCGGCAGAAATTCCATCATGCGCCGTTCTACCACGGTGGGTAAAGTAAATGGAGAAGAATTAGACTTCTCTACGTACCAACAAATGATCCAGGATGCGGAAGCTTCTGCTCGTCAGCAAAGCCCAACCGGTGCCGTGACTGAACAGATCCAACAGTATGCACGTGAGCAGGCCTGGAATCAGTTCGTAAGCGAACAGATCATGACTGCTCAGTATGATAAACTGGGTATTCAGGTAACTGAAAATGAATTGGTTGATCAGTTTAATGGTAAAGAACCAAATCCAATTGTATTACAGCAGTTCACAGACAAAAAGACCGGTCAGTTCGACCGCGCTGCTTTACAGCAGGCACTGTCTTCTGTAGGTCAGGATCAGACCGGCAGAATGAGAAACGCGCTGAAACAAATGGAAAACTATATTGTAAGGTCAAGAATGCAGGAAAAATATGTATCTCTTATTAAAGGTGGTGTATATTATCCTAAATGGTTGGCTGACGCTCAGATAAAAGATAATTCACAGTTTGCGAATGTATCTTATGTATCTGTTCCATATGCATCTATTGCAGATTCTACTATCGCTGTAACCGATGGTGAACTGAATACATATATTAATAACCACAAAGCTAACTTCAAATCTGAAGAAGGCCGTCGTGTAGATTACATCTCTTTCAATGCACTGCCTTCCGCTCAGGATACTGCTAATGCACTGAAAGTATTGCTCGAAGCAAAAGATGAAATGGATACAACTGGTGTTGCAGATATTGAAAACTTCGTAAAACGCAATTCTGATATCGCATACTTTGATGGTTATGTTGCTAAATCCGCACTGATGGTTCCTCAGAAAGATACCATCGCTAGTCTGCCAGTTGGTAGCACGTTCGGACCTTACTACGACGGTAGCATGATCGTATTTGCAAAAATGATGGATCGCAAAACTTTACCTGATAGTGTAAAAGTGCGTCATATATTAATTGCTACTGCTAATCCTCAGACTGGTGCAGGTCTGTCAGATTCTCTGGCTAAGATCCGTATCGATAGCATTGCAGCTGCTGTAAAAGGTGGCGCAGATTTCAAAGCACTGGTTGCTCAGTACTCTGATGATCCTGGTAGCAAAGAAAATGGTGGTGAGTATGATGTAACTCCTTCTTCTTCTTTCGTTCCTGAATTCAAAGATTTCGCACTGGATGGTAAAACTGGTGAATCTAAAGTAGTGAAAACCCAGTTTGGTTATCACCTGATCCAGATTATGAGCCAGAAGAACTTTGGTCCTGCGCTTAAAGTAGCTTACCTGGGTAAACCAGTGGAAGCCAGCAATGAAACTGATAGTAAAGCTTATGCTGCTGCCAACGAATTTGCTGCTCAGAACCATGACGCAAAAACTTTCGAAAAGACAGTACAGGAAAAAGGTTTGAACAAACGTATTGCTGATAATCTCCGTCCTATGGATTTCGTAATTCCAGGTATCGGTGCAGCCCGCGAATTAGTTCATTGGGCTTACGAAGCTAAGAAAGGTGACGTGAGCAATGTATTCACTTTCGATGGTAAATATGTAGTAGCTGTCCTGACCGGTATTCGTGCAGCAGGTACTAAAACATTGGATGAAGTAAGACCAGAAGTAGAAGGACTGGTGAAGAAACAGAAGAAAGCTGAGCAGCTGATTGCTAAGCTGAAATCTCCTGCTACCCTGGAAGCTGCTGCTGCCGCTGTAAACCAGCCACAGCTGAAAGCTGACAATGTAAACTTCGCTACCCCGTTTGTTGCTTCCATGGGCTTTGAACCAAGAGTAGTAGGTGCTATCTTCAATAAAGCATGGGGTGTTGGTAAAGTTACTGCACCAATTGAAGGTAATGCTGGTGTGTATGTAGTGAAGGTTGATAGCTTTGTACCAAATACACAGGGCATGGATCCGCTTACTATGGCAACTCAATATGAGCAAACTGTGAAAGGTACACTGGATCAGGGTGGTCAACTGTATGAAGTGCTGAAGAAACTGAATAAGATTGAAGACAATCGTGCTAAATTCTTTTAA
- the nadA gene encoding quinolinate synthase NadA: MIRELEIAKKDLQRKGFLDLPVNSRLDLFEEIERLKKEKNAIVLAHYYQEPDIQDVADYIGDSLGLSQQAAKTDADIIVFAGVHFMAETAKILSPQKKVLLPDLKAGCSLADSAPPELFRKFKEKHPDHLVISYINCSAGIKALSDIICTSSNAEKIIDSVPTDQPIIFAPDRNLGAYLAKKTGRNMLLWNGACMVHEIFSLEKITRLKIRHPKAKVLAHPECEAAVLEIADYIGSTTGILNFSKKDDAKEYIVVTETGILHQMQKENPGKTFIPAPPNNACACNDCPHMKLNTLEKLYLCMEYEEPEITMNEQLRIAAKKPIERMLEISAQAGL; the protein is encoded by the coding sequence ATGATAAGGGAGCTCGAAATCGCAAAAAAAGATTTGCAACGAAAAGGTTTTTTGGATTTGCCGGTCAATTCGCGTTTGGATCTTTTTGAAGAAATCGAAAGATTAAAAAAAGAAAAAAATGCAATCGTCCTCGCGCACTATTATCAGGAACCAGATATCCAGGACGTAGCAGATTACATCGGGGACAGTCTCGGACTTAGCCAACAGGCTGCCAAAACCGATGCTGACATAATCGTTTTTGCTGGTGTGCACTTTATGGCCGAAACCGCAAAAATTCTAAGTCCGCAGAAAAAGGTGCTGTTACCTGACCTGAAAGCGGGTTGTTCACTTGCCGATAGCGCACCGCCGGAGTTATTCCGCAAGTTCAAAGAAAAGCATCCTGACCATCTGGTTATTTCCTACATCAACTGTTCTGCGGGAATCAAAGCGCTCAGCGATATCATCTGCACCTCCTCTAATGCCGAAAAGATCATCGATAGCGTCCCCACAGACCAGCCCATCATTTTTGCCCCCGACAGGAATTTAGGGGCTTATTTGGCCAAGAAAACGGGTAGAAACATGTTACTCTGGAATGGAGCTTGCATGGTTCACGAGATTTTTTCCCTGGAAAAGATCACCCGTCTCAAGATCCGCCATCCCAAAGCCAAAGTTTTGGCGCATCCGGAATGTGAAGCAGCTGTGCTCGAAATCGCTGACTATATAGGATCCACCACTGGTATCCTGAACTTTTCCAAAAAAGATGATGCCAAAGAATACATCGTGGTGACCGAAACAGGAATTCTCCACCAGATGCAAAAGGAAAATCCAGGCAAAACCTTTATTCCTGCACCGCCCAACAATGCATGTGCTTGTAATGACTGCCCACACATGAAACTCAATACACTCGAAAAGCTTTATTTGTGTATGGAATACGAGGAACCGGAAATCACTATGAACGAACAACTCCGGATAGCGGCCAAAAAGCCCATTGAACGGATGCTGGAGATTAGTGCACAGGCTGGTCTGTAA